A window of Cytobacillus sp. FSL H8-0458 genomic DNA:
TTTATAACATGTAACCCCTCATTAACAATGGCATGATCCAATGGGTGCTGGATTGTGCTGTTAACATTTATGGCGGTAACAGGCTTTTTATCTAAATCGCTATCTTCATTAGGATAGTAAACGTAATCTTTTGTTTGAAAAGGGCCATTAAATTCATGCTGAATAATAAATATATTTCTAAGCCACTTAACGGAGGCCATTGCATACCATTGAGGGACAATTAGCCGAAAAGGATAACCATGCTTATAAGGTAGGGGCTTGCCGTTATATTCATATGCTACAATCGTATCTTCATGGAGTGCCTTTTCAATTGGCAGGCTTCTCGCATAGTAAAAGGATTCTTTGAAATCTTTTCGCTCACCGAAATCCATTCCCACAAACACAGCTTCTTTACTTCCATCCAAAAGACCTGCTTTATCCAGCAGCTCTTTCAAAGGCGCTCCTTTCCATTTCCCCTGACTGACTGCTCCCTCTTCCCATTGCTCACCAAAAACCTTTGGCTTAAACTTTGCTCTGTTATTGCCGGCGCATTCCAGAGGGACCAGAATTTCTTTGAATGGAAAGCGGATAAGTTCATTAAAAGATATTTCCATCGGTTTATAAACGTTCCCGGCAATCGACAATACTAAATTCTGGGAATGAATTTGCGGGTATGCAAAATGGTTCCTTAGATAGAAATAATCCTGCGGTGTTTTCCAGTTCTCCAGAAAATGAATGGGGGACTCCTGATTTTCCGGGGTCAGACTGAGTGTTTTCAAATAAGGTACTGATAGACGCCTATTCATGGACCATCACCTCTATTAATGAATACAAGGCAATGCAAAAGCTTAGAACTATGACTATCTGAACTGCATTTATTCGTGCTAAGTTTAATGCCGGCATTTTGAAGGAATAATCTTTAATAAAAAAATGCTGAAGGGCGGTAAAAGCATGAAGGAAGACTTACAGGTAACAGGCCACAGACCTTTTCCGCTGCCTGATAAACCCTGGGTGATGGAGCAAATATGGAATGATGTTCTGTTTGCACATTGGCCGGTACCGGCAGAAAAAATGGAAAAGTATATTCCTTCTCAGTTAACACTAGATACATTTAACGGCGAAGCCTGGATTGGAATTATACCTTTCTGGATCAGCAGAATGAGAGTCCGCGGCTTGCCGCCATTGCCGATGATGAAAACAATGAATGAACTGAATGTAAGAACTTATGTAGAGTATGGAGGAAAGAAAGGTGTGTATTTTTTCAGCCTGGATGCCAATA
This region includes:
- a CDS encoding sulfite oxidase, which produces MNRRLSVPYLKTLSLTPENQESPIHFLENWKTPQDYFYLRNHFAYPQIHSQNLVLSIAGNVYKPMEISFNELIRFPFKEILVPLECAGNNRAKFKPKVFGEQWEEGAVSQGKWKGAPLKELLDKAGLLDGSKEAVFVGMDFGERKDFKESFYYARSLPIEKALHEDTIVAYEYNGKPLPYKHGYPFRLIVPQWYAMASVKWLRNIFIIQHEFNGPFQTKDYVYYPNEDSDLDKKPVTAINVNSTIQHPLDHAIVNEGLHVIKGIAWTGTGTINEVAISFDHGDTWSKASLKYRGNDKYSWVKWHFNWEANKGEYTILVRAADSEGNIQPIKPYWNRKGYGYNAVQKIKIQVE